Genomic DNA from Cloeon dipterum chromosome 3, ieCloDipt1.1, whole genome shotgun sequence:
TTTAgataaaggaaaattgataccattttatttcttaagaaaatttatttcctattttttttttttaagtaagtTTATAGACTAGTACTGATTGCTGCTTGTCACTGTAAGCAATTGCATACTAATAtgcattataatttataattgattcaattttctaaaggaagggaaaggaaagaaagaaatgaaattttaagatgaatTAATCTAAATAAGGTTGTCAGGTTATCGTCAGCAGTGCTTAACATCAATTATATTCgactaaaataataagaaatgcgctattttaaatgcaaaataataaacggAAATGTTGAGGTGTTTGAATCAACGACCGTTTCTTTGTAAAGGAAACTATAAGATCCCCTCCGCTTTAACTATCGAATCAAACTTCCTCAATATATTGAAAGGGTGTCTGTAAATACTGCGCTGCCTATTTGTTTTCTAATTAACCATTCCCCTAACATACGTGGGGGCAGGCTGGCTCCGCACATCTAGCGAATAATGACGATAATAATGACgtgtattattttcttgtgCAGCGCGGTTCCGCCTCGTACCCAGCTATCAATTATGGCAATTTCTTTATCCGCGGCATGGCGCACCACAGgataatgtaataatttaataggcCCGGCCGCATTTTAATGACCACATCCAACAGCGCGCTGCTGAATTCGATTCAACAATAGCCAAAGAGAGTCATTACCGAGTTAAAGTCGCCCCTCCTTTATGCtcttttcattcatttggACACTCTAtttgtgaataaataattaaactggAGCCACCGTTAGACTTTATAATTCATAtagtcaaataataattattctcttaaattaaagagaTTATTTTGAAGCGAAGATGTTTGTATTGCAAACCACTTTGTAGTTTATAGTAAACTCCTTAAAAAAGAGTGAATATtatttcagttaatttttccCATCTGCACGTtcttggcaatttttttccgGAAGGCACAATGAGTTACAAAACGTACATAAAGCCCCGGAGAAGTCATCTGCGCTCGATATTACATAAAGCCAAGGTATACATAGAGACAAAAGCATGTAGAGAGAGTCGGCTGCCGTTATGATGATAGTAACCCGACACCAGTAAATGGGAAGAGCCACCCCCGCACCATCCAGAACCCTGTGTGTATATCATCCACCCCATCGCCATGGCTgcagcaaaacaaacacgGCCGAAAGTTTGCCTTgagggctgctgctgctgctgttgccgtcgaggaaatcgaaaatttgctCATCTTGCCAGCTGAAACGCACTGCTGCTTATGCTTTTATGGCTGATGAATGCGGGAAATTGTTGAAGGGCAGTCGGGAAGATCCGTTTAGTCTCTCACATTTGCTCTTCATTCAAAATCTGCAAGTTATTTTTGCCAGTTATATGCATGtcgttcaaattattttttgacttAAATTTCTTTAGGCTAATTTCGGTTCCTAGGCAGTTTCTTTTGTAGCACGAAAGAGGCTCCTCAAGTTACATGGGTGATTTAGGAAAAAGATTATCCAATGATTCTAAATATCCTGCAGCTGATATTGCTTGAAGCGTATATAAAAAGTACACTGCTGATGAAGCCTGAGGGGTCGAAACCCGCCCTATATAGCTGTATCAGTGTTATGcatgatgtttttattttcaatagtCCACTTATCCACccatcataatttttaaccgGTGCAAGAAAACgctaattttcatattttttaaatatatcccTTAAGTTTTTGGGCTTGTTGTATGTATGTTTAGTTTTACAGATTTAGTTCAACTCTAAAACCAACAATTGAGATTTAAGAATAGGAATAGCTGCCTTTGGGATTAATGACCGCTTCTCCTTTTAATATtggaaaaaccggaaaaacGAAAACACGGaatcaatatatatattgacAAATTACCACTTTATCTCCTAAATTTTGTGTATTCCTGTTTTTTgaagaaatgtaaaattaaatttaaaatttcataaagaaAACAGCAACTGACTAAgctgtattatttattttatgctaatgtatttatgacaatttatttgcattttaatgtttgctGCTACGACCGCGAGGCGGTGCCGATAAGAAAACAATGGAGCTGGATTCCCGGCAGGCAGAAAAATGGTCCGCGCGGCTGGGTCACGCGGAGGCTGACCCCGGCGCGAAATTAAAAGAGCTGCCTGCTGCAAAGGCGAATAATCCGCGCAAGATCGGGTAAGTGTTCTTCTCGGCATTTTCCGCGCGCAGCAGCGAGAGATATCACTGCCGGCCGCcgctctcgctgctgctgctgccgccgggAATCCGACAGAGTGATTATTGTGCCGCATTGCGTGGCACGTTGATCGATAACGCCATTAAGTTAGAACAAAGGTAGCTGGACCACCAGTCATTTGTTTGCTAAAAGCCAAACCATGTTCATTGGAGGCGGTCGCGTATAGCATGCCTAACGTCGCCGTCGTCCCCCGTGTTATCCGTTtcggtttgaaaaattaatgtgatACCATTGTGTGGTACATCAGGTGTGACTCCTGCTTCAGCAAAAAGATATTTGCGCTTATAGCGTattgttgatttgattgttgtatttggtctgtattatttcattgttgccgTGTAAGAATCGCAAATTGTCATTGTTGTTTTCTGACTGTTAacgcgaatattcaaattgtatcATTCTTCATTTGGCAGTTCATTGTAACGGACGTTTAGTAGTTCGCGGACCCAAGAATTTGGGGTAAGTGCCAttagtgataaaatattattgtaattgtaattgaCTGAATGTATTACAGTCCTGTTGGTGATTAAACAAGTCTGTGTTaaagaagaattattatttggtcaacTCTTCCCCGCGACCAAATTTGGTGACCCCGCATTGAACTTAGTGTGAAGAGGTTCCATCACGATCATGGCCCAAGCTGGATCCACGACTCCTCCGCAGCGTCGGTACAACGCCGATTTCCTATCCGTACCATTCACGCCGCTCTCGCTCGACATGTTCTTCGCCCTGCTGGAATCAGCGTTTGACATCGAAGGCATCACCGATGAGGCCGTGAAATATCACATTCTCGCCAGAGATGTTATGCCACACGAAATCGGAGACGCGGCGCGGGACCTCATCACCAGTAAGCCGACTGAAATGCCATATACGTCATTGAAGAATGTTCTGCTGCAGACTCTCAAGCCAAAAAGCTTCACAGCAAGCGTCGAGAAAATGCAAGCCTTGCAGATGGGGACTTTGCGTCCTTCTGAATTTTTGAACCGCCTGAGAAATTGTGCGAACGATGAATTGCGCACCAATCCAATCTTCATCGAAGAGCTCACGAAATGCTGGCGCAATGCTCTGCCCGCTGGATGGCACCCTGCCCTGATTCTCGCTTCGGATTTGACGAAGGCAGCAGAGGCAGCTGACGCCCTGTACGATGCTTATGGTGCTGCAATGCCTTCTCAAGCAGCAAGCGCACCTGCAACTGTATCTGTCGCTGCAGTGCAAAAGCCCAAATCTCTCGAAGCTCGAGTAGCTTTAATCGAGGAAAATATTGCCAAGCTTCTCAACCTCATGGAGAAGGACGAGCGAGGACGCCAACCCGACCGCGGTCGAAGCAGGTCTCTGAACGCACGACTCGTGCAGACCGACCTTTGTTTCTACCACGACAGGTTTGCGAAGAAAGCACGCCGCTGCGTCAACGGCTGCCGCCACTTCCAGCAATTTATGAAGAGCCGCGCTGAAAATGACAAGTTGGAAAACGAAAAGGGCGCCCAGCAGTAGAGGCGGTGCTGAGCCCCCATAAGTCCACCAAACGTCTCTTCATATATGACCCGCAAACTGACCGCACGTTTCTCGTAGACACCGGCGCTGAAGTGAGTGTCCTTCCTGCAAAGCTGCTTCCAAAGAGATCCAAGACAACTGACCTAGTGCTCACTGCAGCAAACAGCAATAGCATTGACACATTCGGATTTATAACCCTCAACCTTACATTTGGTTTCCGGAGAAGATTCGAACACGTCTTTGTAGTTGCTGACGTCGACCGCCCAATTTTAGGAGCTGATTTTTTGGCCAAGCACAAGATGGCCGTGCACTTGGACGAGGGGACTCTCGTCGATAAGATAACCAACCTTTCGGTTGAAGGTATCGCCGAGCCCTCAAATTCGCCCTGCTCTGTCAAAATGGTCGATTCGTCGAACGAATACTACAGCACGTTGAAGGACTTCCCTGAACTTTTCAAACCTCCGGATCTCAACCAACCTGTCAAACACAAAGCCATTCATCGAATTCCCACCACAGAAGGCTCTCCACACCATGAAAAATTCCGTCGCCTCGCCCCAGACAAGCTAAAAATCGCCCGTCAGCTCTTCGAGGAAATGGAGCAGCGAGGAGAAGTTCGGCGAGGGGAGAGTGACTGGGCCTCCGCGCTGCATCTCGTCCTGAAAAAGGATGGGACCTACAGACCCTGTGGAGATTATCGCCAGCTAAACGCACGCACCATTCCCAATCGTTACCCGACTCGTCACATATACGACTGCTCTTCAGCCCTTCACGGATGCCAGGTATTTTCAAAAGTGGACCTGAAAAAAGCTTATCTTCAGATTCCCGTGGCTGAAGAAGACATACACAAGACAGCAGTAACGACGCCGTTTGGCCTGTTCGTATTTCCGAAGATGCCATTCGGGCTAAGGAACGCTGGCGCCACCTTCCAAAATTTGATCGACAGCATTTTAGGCCAA
This window encodes:
- the LOC135938356 gene encoding uncharacterized protein LOC135938356, with the protein product MAQAGSTTPPQRRYNADFLSVPFTPLSLDMFFALLESAFDIEGITDEAVKYHILARDVMPHEIGDAARDLITSKPTEMPYTSLKNVLLQTLKPKSFTASVEKMQALQMGTLRPSEFLNRLRNCANDELRTNPIFIEELTKCWRNALPAGWHPALILASDLTKAAEAADALYDAYGAAMPSQAASAPATVSVAAVQKPKSLEARVALIEENIAKLLNLMEKDERGRQPDRGRSRSLNARLVQTDLCFYHDRFAKKARRCVNGCRHFQQFMKSRAENDKLENEKGAQQ